From the Candidatus Hydrogenedens sp. genome, one window contains:
- a CDS encoding tetratricopeptide repeat protein, with the protein MDLSGLKWPLIILILVVIGWLGSSGGVNYMVNNFTKATPGVDAQRDKIDEAGLTRVAGYLMMLLRWERSKDVLETVINRYGNTGANYWYNMYRLAKCYEKLGRYQDAYNILRDLAQLNAHQMDDRVPEFDNLNLRANKLKEVHNLQ; encoded by the coding sequence ATGGATTTAAGTGGATTAAAATGGCCATTAATCATTCTTATCCTCGTCGTTATCGGCTGGTTAGGCTCCAGCGGAGGTGTCAACTATATGGTGAATAATTTTACGAAGGCAACACCGGGAGTTGACGCTCAACGCGATAAAATTGATGAAGCCGGTCTAACACGCGTTGCAGGCTATCTGATGATGCTCTTGAGATGGGAGCGGTCAAAAGATGTCCTTGAAACTGTCATCAACCGATATGGAAATACCGGTGCGAACTATTGGTATAACATGTATCGTTTAGCAAAATGCTATGAAAAATTGGGGCGTTATCAGGACGCTTATAATATACTCAGAGACCTTGCCCAATTAAATGCTCATCAAATGGATGACCGCGTTCCTGAGTTTGATAACCTTAACCTACGCGCTAATAAATTAAAAGAAGTTCACAATTTACAATAA
- the rlmB gene encoding 23S rRNA (guanosine(2251)-2'-O)-methyltransferase RlmB has product MNKSNIIYGRTPVLTCLQAGRRPVYKIYIQQGLSLTEFKKWEGHIPIEEKPRGYLDRITKNGVHQGIVAEVEELHLLNFDDFLQNYSAQTKKMVVLDHLEDPRNLGAIIRSAVAFHINTIFLPQEGSAPITPVVVKASTGAIEYAQMVQVKSTLQTVRKLKELGFGIYALDADGNIKLNEVKWQNQSVLVIGSEGKGIRPLIKRECDYVISIPTKPPMEQLNASVSASIAFYAMSLSG; this is encoded by the coding sequence ATGAATAAATCAAATATTATTTATGGTCGCACTCCTGTTTTGACCTGTCTTCAAGCAGGACGCCGTCCTGTTTATAAAATATACATTCAACAAGGTCTTTCTCTGACAGAATTTAAAAAATGGGAAGGTCATATTCCGATAGAGGAAAAACCTCGGGGCTATTTAGACCGAATAACGAAAAATGGGGTACATCAAGGGATTGTTGCAGAGGTAGAGGAACTTCACCTTTTGAACTTTGATGATTTCCTGCAAAATTATTCGGCACAGACAAAAAAAATGGTCGTTTTAGACCATTTAGAAGACCCTCGCAATTTAGGCGCAATTATCCGTTCTGCGGTAGCATTCCATATAAATACAATATTCTTACCGCAGGAAGGTTCCGCTCCAATAACACCCGTCGTCGTAAAAGCAAGCACAGGCGCCATTGAATACGCTCAAATGGTTCAGGTTAAAAGCACACTGCAAACTGTCCGCAAACTTAAAGAACTTGGCTTCGGGATATACGCACTCGACGCTGACGGGAATATAAAACTAAATGAGGTAAAATGGCAAAATCAGAGCGTCCTTGTAATTGGCAGCGAGGGAAAAGGAATTCGCCCATTAATCAAACGAGAATGCGATTATGTCATATCCATACCTACAAAACCGCCTATGGAACAACTCAATGCCAGTGTAAGTGCCAGCATTGCCTTCTATGCGATGTCCCTATCAGGATGA